A region of the Desulfocurvus vexinensis DSM 17965 genome:
CGACTCGATGCGCCCGCCCTGGGGCGCGGTTTCGGGGAAGACCTGGGCCAGATAGGGCCGGAAGCGCTCCAGCCGCGCGGCGGCGTCGGCCACGTCGGCGGGGCCCAGGGGCACCGTGGGCAGGGCCCGGCTGGCGGGCCAGGCCTGGGGGTTGACCCAAAACAATTCACGGGTCGCGGCCACGTCGGCCAACACGGGCCAGCGCCGCACAAGCTCCGGCAGGGCCGGGACCGGCCCGGGCCCCGGGCCGGTCCCGGGGGGGTGCTGCTGCAATTCTTCGCTCATAACCACCTTGGATCGTTGTCGTTGGTTGCCTGGGTTTCCCAGGTTGCCAAGTTACCCTATCCAGGGTACGGCCCAGGAAACAAACGATGATTTTTCGTGCATGGATGAGGGAGATTAAACCATGGACAAGCAGGTCGTGGCCCAGGCCCTGGGCGCGCTGCACACCTTCCTGCTGGTGGGGCGGCACATGAGCTTCACCCGCGCGGCGGCGGAGCTGTGCCTGACCCCGGGGGCCGTGAGCCACCGCATCCGGGGCCTGGAAGAGACCCTGGGCTTTCCGCTGTTCCACCGCTTCACGCGGCGCATCGGCTTCACGCCCCAGGGCGAGGCGCTCTTCGGCGTGCTGGATCGGGCCCTGGGCGAGGTGGCGGCCCAGCTGCGCATCATCGGCAACCAGGGGCTCAACGGCGAACTGCGCGTGACCTGCCCGCCGTCCTTCGCCGGGGTCTGGCTGCTGGACCGGCTGCCCCTGTTCCGGCGGCGCTACCCGGGCATCAATGTGCATCTGCACTGCCGCAACGATCTGGTGGACTTCGAGCACGAGGATGTGGACCTGGCCATCTACTACGGCCCGGGCAGCTACCCCGGGCTGCACGCCACCCTGCTGCTGGAGGAGTCCATGACTCCGGTCTGCTCTCCGGCCTATGCCGACCGTCACGGGCTGTGGGGCGACGCGCGCAAGCTGGCGGAGTGCACCTTCCTGCACGACAACGCGCCCATCCCCAGCGCCCAGCCGTATTCCGAATGGCAGATGTGGGCCGACGCGGCGGGCCTGCGCGGCCTGCCCTTCGAGCGCTGTTGCAGCTTCGACCGCTGGGAGCTGGCCGTGCGGGCGGCCCTGCGCGGCATGGGCATCGCCATGGGCCGGGGCCTGCTCATCCGCGACGCCCTCTACCAGGGCGAGCTGGTGCAGCCCTTCCCCCTGCGCGTGCCCACGGCCTCGTGCTACTCTGTCGTCACCCGCCCGCAGGACGCGACCACCCCGCGCATCGCGGCCCTGCGCGACTGGCTGGCCGAGCAGGCGGGCAGCGGCCCGGGCGCCGAGGCTCTGGGCGATCTTCCGGCGCCGCCCCCCGCCGCCCCCCGCCGCCTGGAGGGCCACTACTGCCGGGAGGATTGAGGCGCGGCGCCTGGCCGCGTGCCCGGTGCGCCCCGGCCTCCCGGGGCGCCCGGAACACCAGACGCAAGGCCCCCCGCCGGGATTCCCGGCGGGGGGCCTTGGTGCATTCTGCCGCCGGGCGGGAGCCGGGGCAGGCAGGCCATGCGCCCTTCCCGGGCCCTGCTCCCGCAGGGAGCTCCACCCTGTTCGCGCTCTCTTTTCGTATTGATTCCGGACCGGTTGCGCTTTAGTTTGGCGCGCCTGAACACTGCACCCGGAGCACCGTCCCATGTTCGTCGCCGAGCTTTCCGCCCTTGGGGCCGCGGCCTGCTGGTCCCTGGGCGGGGTCATCTCCGTGGGCCCGGCGCGGGCCCTGGGCGCCTTGCCCTTCAACCGCCTGCGCATCTCCATGGCCTTCGCCATGCTCGGGGCCATGGCCCTGGCCTCGGGCGGTTTTGCCACCCTCACCTGGGCCCAAGGGGCCGTGGTCGCCCTGTCGGCCTTCATCGGCATCTTCGTGGGCGATACGGCCCTGTTCTCCGCCGTGCGCCGCCTGGGGCCCCGGCGCTCGGGCATCCTGTTCACGGCCAACGCGCCCATCACGGCCCTGCTCGGGGTGGTCTTCCTGGGCGAGCGGGTCTGCTGGCAGGTGCTGGCGGGCAGCGCCCTGACCATGACCGGCGTGGTGCTGGCCGTCTACTTCGGCCACGCCGCCGGGCGGCAGCACGAGTGGGAGCAGGTGCGCGGTCCGCTCGCCGTCGGCGTGCTCTTCGGCCTGTGCTCGGCCACCTGCCAGGCCGTGGGCAGCATCGTCATCAAGCCCGTGCTCGACGCGGGGGTCGATCCCGTGGCCGCCTCGGCCATGCGCTGCGGCGTGGCGGCGCTGGGGCTGTGGCTGGTCTCGGGCGGGCGCAGCGGCAGCCCGGTGCCCCTCACGGCGCGGCTTCTGGGCCGCGTGGCCCTGTCCGCCCTGGTGGGCATGGCCCTGGGCATGACCCTGCTGCTGCACGCCCTGGGTAACGGCCCGGCCGGGGTGGTGGCCATCCTCTCGGCCACCTCGCCCATCCTCATCCTGCCCGTGATCTGGATCGGCACGGGCCGCAGGCCCACGGGCGGAGCCATGCTCGGCGCGGTGCTGGCCGTGGCGGGCACGGCGCTGCTCATGCAGCGCTGACGCGGGATGGCTGCTCCGGGGCTCCCGGAGTGCAGGGCGGACGGTCCGGCTAGTCCTGCCAGTTGCGGCGGATGGTCATCACGGTGTTGATGTTGGCGAAGAAGGCCTCGATGACCTGGGGGTCGAAGTGCGTGCCGCTGCCCTCGCGCAGGATGCGTCGGCAGGTGGGCTCGTCGAAGGCCTCCTTGTAGGTGCGCTCGCTGCCCAGGGCGTCGTAGACGTCCACCACGGTGACGATGCGCGCCTCGATGGGAATGGCCTCGCCCTTGAGGCCGCAGGGGTAGCCGGTGCCGTCCCAGCGCTCGTGGTGGTACAGGGCGATGGTCCGCGCCAGGGCCAGCAGGGCGTTGGGCTCGTCGCCCACGGGGGCCTGGGCCAGGCCGCAGACGTCCTGCTCGCTCTGGGCGTCGCGGGGGGTGAGGATCTCGTAGCCGATGCGGGTGTGGGTCTTCATGATCTCCCACTCCTCGGGCGTCAGCTTGCCGGGCTTGAGCAGGATGGAGTCGCGGATGCCGATCTTGCCCACGTCGTGCATGGGCGCGGCGTGGCGCAGCAGCTCGCAGCGCCGGGGGGGCAGGCCCATGGCCCCGGCCAGCACGGCGGCGATGTTGCCCACGCGGATGACGTGGTTGCCGGTCTCGTTGTCGCGGTATTCCGCCGCCTTGCCCAGGGTGTGCACGATCTCCAGCCGGGTGTGCTCCAGCTCCGCCGTGCGGCGGCGGACCATCTCCTCCAGGTGTTCGCGGTGCTCGCGGTTCTCGCGCAGCAGCCGGGCGCGCTCCAGGTTCTTGGTCAGGGTGTGCTCGAGCACGGCGAAGTCCGTCACCGGCTTGGGGATGAAGTCCCAGGCTCCGGCGCGCACGGCGCGCATGGCGTCCTCCACCAGCCCCACGCCCGAGAGTACGACGATGGGCAGCTCCGGGTGCGTCGCCCGGGCCCGGGCGATGAACTCGTAGCCGTCCATGACGGGCATGTTCAGGTCCACGAACACGAAGGCGGGCTGCGCGGCCTCCAGGAGGTCCAGGCCTTCCCTGCCGTTGGCCGCCAGCAGGGGCTCGTGCTCCAGGTCCTCGATGAAATCCGCCAGGCTGCGGCGCAGGAATTCTTCGTCGTCGATGATCAGGACGGTCAGGGGCATGGGTGCGGCGTTCCTTGTTCCCGGAGCGGCCCAGGGCCTGACCGGCGTGGACCGGTGCGGCGGGCGGGTTTTCACGGCGCAACGCGCCGCGAAGCCGGGCGGGGGTGCCGTCCGGTTCCCCAGAATACCCCAATCCGGGGACGGGAATCAACCGTGATGGTGGATCAGGGGCGGCCCGGCGGGTCCAGGCGCTTGGCGTAGATGATCTTGTGCTCGCCCGGGGCGTAGAAGCTCTTCATCATGGCGATGAGGGCGAAGCCCTTGTGCTCGTAGAAGGCGCGGGTGGGCTGGTACTGCCTGCGCGAGGAGGTTTCGGCCACCAGGGTCGTGGCCCGGGGGCCGCGCACGCGCCGCTCCACCTGCTCCAGCAGCGCGCTGCCCACACCCGCGCCGCGCCGCGACTGGTGCACGGCGATCCAGTAGAGGTCCACCCAGTCGGGGGCGTAGGTGGCCGGGCCGTAGCAGGCGAACCCCGCCATGGGCGCGGCCCCGGCGCCGCGTGCCACCTCATTGTCCGCGCTGTCTTCCGCAAACACGAAGAAGTACCCGCTGGGCTCGCCGTCGCGCAGGCGCTCCTCCACGAGGCTGCCAGCCATGTCCACCTCCGCCGGGGAGAAGAAGCCCGACGAGGCGGCTACGTCCATCACGGCCTGCCGGTCCTCGGGGCGGACGGTCTCGCGCAGGGCCAGGGCCCGCGCAGGGGCGCACGCGGCCACGCTCAGGCCGCCTTGCGGGTCGGGGGGAAGCCGGGGCGCGCCACCCCGGCCTGGACGATGCGCATCACGGCCTCCTCGAAGCCCAGGCCCGCCCGGCGCAGGGCGGCCCGGAAGCCGCCGTCGGGCGACAGGCACGGGTTGGCGTTGACGTCGATGACCATGGGCACGCCGTCGGCGCCCACGCGGAAATCCACGCGCGCGTAGCCGCACAGGTCGAAGGCCCGCCAGCAGTCCAGGGCCGCGTCGGCCAGGGCCCGGGCCAGGGGCGCGTCGTCCGGGGTCAGCTCGAAGCTGCGCTGCGTGGAGCGGTAGGCCTGGCTGTCCTCCTCCCATTTGGCGGCGTAGCCCAGGATGCGCATCCCCTCGGCCCACTGCCCGGTGAAGAGCATCTCGGCCACGGGCAGCACCTGCGGGCCGCGGGGCCCGTCGAGCACGGCGACGTTGAACTCGCGGCCCTCCACATAGCGCTCGGCGAAGCATTCGCCTCCGAGCAGAGGCGCGCGCTCGCGCAGCAGGGCGCAGAGCTCGCCCGCGCAGTCCACCCGGGGCACGGCGTCGTCGCCCAGGCCGATGGAGGCGTGCTCCCACACGGACTTGACGATGAACCGGCCCTGGGCGTCGGCCCCGGGGGCGCCCAGGGCGGAGAGGGTGCGCCAGTCGGGGGTGGGGATGCCCGCCGCGCGCAGCACGGCCTTGGCAAAGAGCTTGTTGGATGACAGGGCCATGGCCGAGGAGCCCGACCCGGTGAAGGGCAGGCCCATGTCCTCGAGCAGGGCCGGGGCGTAGTGGATGCAGCGCCCGCCGCCCTCGCCGCCTTCCACGAGGTTGAAGACCACGTCGGGCGCGGCCCCGCGCAGGGCCGAGGCCGTGTCGGGCAGGTTCAGGGTGAAGGACACCGAGGCCGTGTCCAGCCCCAGGGTCTTCAGGGCCTTGCGCACGGCGGCGGCCTGGACCAGGGTGTCGCGGTCGTCGGCGCTGGCGCCGGGGCCGGGGCGGTTTTGCAGCAGCACGGCCCGTTTCATGGGCGCGGCCCTCCCTGGGGCAGCCGCTCGCAGGCCGAGTCCACGATGGCCGCGATGAGTGCCCCGTAAGGTTTTCCGGCCAGGGCCCACATGATGGGCAGGTCGGAGTGCGAGGGGTTGAGCCCCGGCAGGGGGTTGACCTCGATGAACGCGGGCTGGCCCGCAGCGTCCAGGCGCACGTCCACCCGGCCGCCGTCGCGGCAGCCCAGGGCGCGCCAGGAGGCCAGGGCCAGCTCCGCCGCCGCGCGCGCCGGGGCGTCGTCGGCCAGCTCGTAGCGGATGCGGCTTTCGTACTCGGCCTTGTTGTCGAAGGTGTAGGCCCCGGTGTCGGCGCCGCCGACCACGAAGACCTCCATCACGCCCACGGAGCGCGCGCGCTCCCCGCTGCCCAGCAGGCCCACGGTGAACTCGCGCCCGGGCAGGTATTCCTCCACCAGCACGGGCTGGGCGAAGGTCTTGAGCAGCTCGGCGCACACGGGCACCAGCCCCGAGGGCTCCAGCACCAGGGAGTTGCCGGTCACGCCCTTGCTGGTGCCCTCGGCCACGGGCTTGGCGAACAGCGGGTAGGGCAGGGCCACGCGGTCCACGTCCTCCAGGCGCTCGATGACGGCGAAGTCCGGCGTGCGCAGGCCGCAGTCGCGCACCACGCGCTTGGTCATGCCCTTGTGCAGGGCCAGGGCCAGCACCAGCGGGTCGGAGAAGGTGCAGGGGATGCCCCAGGCCTCCAGCAGCGCGGGCACGGCGGCCTCGCGCCCGAAGCCGTGCATGCCCTCGGCGATGTTGAACACCAGGTCCCAGCGCCGCCCGGCGGCCAGGGCCCCGGCCAGGGGCGCCAGCCCGCCGATGCGCTCCACCTCGTGGCCCATGGCCCGGATGGCGGCCTCCAGGCCGTCCACGGTGGCCGGGCTGTCCAGCTCGGCGGTCTCGGCCAGGGAGTAGCCCTGGGCCAGGTAGTCCTCGCGCAGGTCGTAGGTCAGGCCGATCTTCATGACAGCTTGCCGCTCCG
Encoded here:
- a CDS encoding LysR substrate-binding domain-containing protein is translated as MDKQVVAQALGALHTFLLVGRHMSFTRAAAELCLTPGAVSHRIRGLEETLGFPLFHRFTRRIGFTPQGEALFGVLDRALGEVAAQLRIIGNQGLNGELRVTCPPSFAGVWLLDRLPLFRRRYPGINVHLHCRNDLVDFEHEDVDLAIYYGPGSYPGLHATLLLEESMTPVCSPAYADRHGLWGDARKLAECTFLHDNAPIPSAQPYSEWQMWADAAGLRGLPFERCCSFDRWELAVRAALRGMGIAMGRGLLIRDALYQGELVQPFPLRVPTASCYSVVTRPQDATTPRIAALRDWLAEQAGSGPGAEALGDLPAPPPAAPRRLEGHYCRED
- a CDS encoding DMT family transporter, whose protein sequence is MFVAELSALGAAACWSLGGVISVGPARALGALPFNRLRISMAFAMLGAMALASGGFATLTWAQGAVVALSAFIGIFVGDTALFSAVRRLGPRRSGILFTANAPITALLGVVFLGERVCWQVLAGSALTMTGVVLAVYFGHAAGRQHEWEQVRGPLAVGVLFGLCSATCQAVGSIVIKPVLDAGVDPVAASAMRCGVAALGLWLVSGGRSGSPVPLTARLLGRVALSALVGMALGMTLLLHALGNGPAGVVAILSATSPILILPVIWIGTGRRPTGGAMLGAVLAVAGTALLMQR
- a CDS encoding HD domain-containing phosphohydrolase, whose translation is MPLTVLIIDDEEFLRRSLADFIEDLEHEPLLAANGREGLDLLEAAQPAFVFVDLNMPVMDGYEFIARARATHPELPIVVLSGVGLVEDAMRAVRAGAWDFIPKPVTDFAVLEHTLTKNLERARLLRENREHREHLEEMVRRRTAELEHTRLEIVHTLGKAAEYRDNETGNHVIRVGNIAAVLAGAMGLPPRRCELLRHAAPMHDVGKIGIRDSILLKPGKLTPEEWEIMKTHTRIGYEILTPRDAQSEQDVCGLAQAPVGDEPNALLALARTIALYHHERWDGTGYPCGLKGEAIPIEARIVTVVDVYDALGSERTYKEAFDEPTCRRILREGSGTHFDPQVIEAFFANINTVMTIRRNWQD
- a CDS encoding GNAT family N-acetyltransferase translates to MAACAPARALALRETVRPEDRQAVMDVAASSGFFSPAEVDMAGSLVEERLRDGEPSGYFFVFAEDSADNEVARGAGAAPMAGFACYGPATYAPDWVDLYWIAVHQSRRGAGVGSALLEQVERRVRGPRATTLVAETSSRRQYQPTRAFYEHKGFALIAMMKSFYAPGEHKIIYAKRLDPPGRP
- a CDS encoding D-alanine--D-alanine ligase family protein, giving the protein MKRAVLLQNRPGPGASADDRDTLVQAAAVRKALKTLGLDTASVSFTLNLPDTASALRGAAPDVVFNLVEGGEGGGRCIHYAPALLEDMGLPFTGSGSSAMALSSNKLFAKAVLRAAGIPTPDWRTLSALGAPGADAQGRFIVKSVWEHASIGLGDDAVPRVDCAGELCALLRERAPLLGGECFAERYVEGREFNVAVLDGPRGPQVLPVAEMLFTGQWAEGMRILGYAAKWEEDSQAYRSTQRSFELTPDDAPLARALADAALDCWRAFDLCGYARVDFRVGADGVPMVIDVNANPCLSPDGGFRAALRRAGLGFEEAVMRIVQAGVARPGFPPTRKAA
- a CDS encoding D-alanine--D-alanine ligase family protein; the protein is MKIGLTYDLREDYLAQGYSLAETAELDSPATVDGLEAAIRAMGHEVERIGGLAPLAGALAAGRRWDLVFNIAEGMHGFGREAAVPALLEAWGIPCTFSDPLVLALALHKGMTKRVVRDCGLRTPDFAVIERLEDVDRVALPYPLFAKPVAEGTSKGVTGNSLVLEPSGLVPVCAELLKTFAQPVLVEEYLPGREFTVGLLGSGERARSVGVMEVFVVGGADTGAYTFDNKAEYESRIRYELADDAPARAAAELALASWRALGCRDGGRVDVRLDAAGQPAFIEVNPLPGLNPSHSDLPIMWALAGKPYGALIAAIVDSACERLPQGGPRP